The following proteins are co-located in the Euwallacea fornicatus isolate EFF26 chromosome 16, ASM4011564v1, whole genome shotgun sequence genome:
- the LOC136344211 gene encoding folliculin-interacting protein 1 isoform X1: MALLNKLFSGCRNAQQNSKDDSTNFKVPTISKEKVRLVLFRECDFRGRKLLFDSDATKKVPLEKTEADEKFVEVYDGFGYLVISKQNSDYNQLSEMIFGSVAMSFRGTYLKIHSLSSPCRMMFTQVFPSPHGRITKSSSASSNQSHLSSHSSFEHSIKLDDSGANSALSISDRLSDRSTASDTVLVCRRLQSCPLDVPGIGTSLSKNSLVVDSGCAGQSFFGASTGSLNFPTWESCFSSKVSFSSSGILKRLLRNTTRSLHNSSISLPNSSDVLHKKGHKGVKLGLSFVIEISQENEGFLTQVLMEHIVLLEALICRTRRSIEIAYQRRTAFISLMVELTHNASAWLVSFLNTQQRGINLWQSLSFTCDNNASINAFIMDCNNRGQTVRRTLRYKFSNGSNGDSKYNCSDTYSNDLQTRHGSDLFSFNFGRFLKSGRERTEKVGQHPEGDYVAEEFLKEFCELLEEFDAKHTNFFISTLLTAILTHHLGWVATVYSSHVTSYQDFLNYQPYNALWSQLADLYGAVGYPLKTAQTVITGSNKNDIISKLLASLTYFIRFTHIERKDVRRYSVEEENKVAEIICIKDNCLPKENFKRYEDHLKELLKSGFSPSVDGVPKIINVKSDWEANSSVAEMLKPAKSLMKTKSTVALSGLLSSDKQSVLNTEKESFLRHSSTLEALNEISKEGNFIKFCANGEDDLITGQVKSLQENKTELEKDICESEDQRNVIFVLGENEKLIGLRKEEQLQHLSNTSVSSGAKRKISAVKRPSSINLNSKTHIENKPTELSNCLLHPSSSCEELCSGKIESPEVPTKTPPSLKLRAQSEPPEIRKILTPKYQHSRVKFNLQQYPQVVKNYMKSKNIELEGLSLGEKVFDKFATVQQNIKLDLSEYESDSEEVEALHTPSNASELEFSPDMGTSGHGESSLSFETNGAFMDMKIVNIPMPKSIISDSQHQTVPYTTTVMKGLVDTYMPDMVLQGTTHPKNKWDSKLKSNLAMSTQHSLLDSPVDEALAIVANTDTWEVQIISSHTYVIDKSSNGVRVGMSQLVANMLESLLEMWKLRIAPKYCILHIEQRLQELCVRSKALAELLLACEFCSIELLTSRLSIEVNDVPLLMAVASTHTPEVTRKYGLSFQ, translated from the exons ATGGCTCttctcaataaattattttctgggTGTAGAAATGCACAACAAAATTCCAAAGATGATAGCACCAA TTTTAAAGTGCCCACTATCAGCAAAGAGAAAGTACGACTTGTGCTCTTCAGAGAGTGCGATTTCAGGGGCCGAAAACTCCTATTTGATTCCGATGCCACTAAGAAAGTTCCTTTGGAGAAAACTGAGGCGGATGAAAAGTTCGTTGAAGTCTATGACGGCTTTGGATATTTGGTG ATATCAAAACAAAACAGTGATTACAACCAACTTTCTGAAATGATATTCGGGTCTGTTGCGATGAGTTTTAGAGgtacatatttgaaaattcacagcCTCAGCTCACCCTGCAGGATGATGTTTACTCAA gtATTTCCCAGTCCTCACGGTCGAATAACAAAATCTTCCTCTGCCTCCAGCAATCAGTCTCATTTATCCTCCCATAGCAGCTTCGAGCATTCCATTAAATTGGATGATTCGGGAGCCAATAGTGCGTTGTCCATTAGCGATCGATTGTCTGATCGTAGTACCGCTTCAGACACCGTCTTAG TGTGTCGCAGATTGCAAAGCTGTCCTCTTGATGTACCCGGCATTGGAACTTCTTTGTCCAAAAACAGCTTGGTCGTAGATTCTGGTTGCGCTGGTCAGTCATTTTTCGGTGCAAGTACTGGCTCGTTGAATTTCCCTACGTGGGAGTCCTGCTTTTCTTCCAAAG TGTCATTTTCATCAAGCGGCATCCTAAAGAGACTTCTTCGTAATACTACTCGATCACTACACAACAGTTCCATATCCCTACCCAATTCTTCCGATGTTTTGCATAAAAAGGGGCACAAAGGAGTGAAGCTCGGGCTGAGTTTCGTGAtcgaaatatctcaagaaaaCGAAGG GTTTCTCACCCAAGTTCTCATGGAACACATAGTCCTCCTGGAAGCTCTTATTTGCCGCACTCGTCGATCGATCGAAATAGCTTACCAACGTCGCACTGCCTTTATCTCCCTCATGGTTGAGTTGACTCATAATGCCTCTGCTTGGCTAGTAAGCTTCTTAAACACCCAACAGAGAGGAATTAATCTATGGCAGAGCCTCTCTTTTACCTGTGATAATAACGCTAGTATTAATGCATTTATAATGGATTGCAACAATCGGGGCCAAACCGTTCGACGGACGTTGCGGTATAAGTTTTCGAATGGTTCCAATGGTGATAGCAAATACAATTGTTCGGACACGTACTCTAACGATTTGCAAACACGACACGGGTCGGAtttgtttagttttaatttcggTAGATTTTTGAAGAGTGGTAGGGAAAGAACGGAGAAAGTAGGCCAGCATCCGGAAGGAGATTATGTGGCGGAGGAGTTTCTAAAGGAGTTTTGTGAGCTGTTGGAAGAGTTTGATGCCAAGCATACTAATTT CTTTATCAGTACGTTACTAACCGCAATCCTAACACACCACCTAGGGTGGGTAGCCACTGTTTATTCCTCACATGTGACGAGCTATCAAGACTTCTTGAACTATCAACCTTACAATGCTCTATGGAGCCAACTGGCTGACCTGTACGGGGCTGTGGGTTACCCTTTAAAAACTGCACAGACTGTGATAACTGGCTCCAATAAGAACGATataatttccaaacttttagCTTCTCTTACATATTTTATACGATTTACCCATATAGAGCGAAAAGATGTGCGCCGATATTCAGTGGAGGAGGAAAATAAGGTGGCcgaaattatttgcataaaaGATAATTGCCTTCCAAAAGAGAATTTTAAGAGGTATGAAGATCATTTGAAAGAGCTGTTGAAAAGTGGGTTTTCGCCTTCTGTTGACGGAGTTCCGAAAATTATCAATGTTAAGAGCGATTGGGAGGCAAATAGCAGCGTTGCAGAAATGCTAAAGCCTGcaaaaagtttaatgaaaacaaaatcaacAGTTGCACTATCAGGTCTTCTTTCAAGCGACAAGCAAAGCGTCTTAAACACAGAAAAGGAGTCTTTCCTTCGACATTCCTCGACTTTAGAagcattaaatgaaatatctaAGGAGGgaaacttcattaaattttgCGCTAATGGCGAAGATGATCTGATTACGGGGCAAGTAAAATCACTCCAAGAGAACAAGACTGAGTTAGAGAAGGATATTTGTGAATCTGAGGATCAAagaaacgttatttttgtcctgggtgaaaatgagaaattaataGGATTAAGAAAAGAAGAACAATTGCAGCATTTATCCAACACCAGCGTTTCGTCGGgcgcaaaaagaaaaatttcagcaGTCAAAAGACCTTCGTCAATCAATTTAAACTCCAAAACacacattgaaaataaaccaaCAGAACTCAGCAACTGTCTACTGCACCCATCCTCATCTTGCGAAGAACTTTGTAGCGGCAAAATCGAGTCACCAGAAGTGCCAACCAAAACTCCTCCTTCACTCAAGCTGAGAGCCCAAAGCGAACCTCCGGAAATTCGCAAAATCTTGACTCCAAAATACCAACATTCCCGGGTGAAATTTAATCTTCAACAGTACCCTCAAGTGGTGAAAAACTatatgaaaagtaaaaatatcgaGTTGGAAGGTTTGTCATTGGGGGAGAAGGTTTTCGATAAGTTCGCCACCGTTCAACAGAATATCAAGTTAGATTTGTCGGAATATGAAAGTGACAGTGAGGAAGTTGAGGCACTTCACACTCCGTCCAATGCTTCCGAATTGGAGTTTTCGCCAGATATGGGGACGAGTGGACATGGGGAGTCGAGCTTGTCATTTGAGACCAATGGAGCTTTCATGGACATGAAGATTGTCAATATTCCGATGCCAAA GTCTATAATCAGTGATAGTCAACACCAGACTGTGCCCTATACAACTACAGTAATGAAAGGTCTAGTGGACACATACATGCCCGATATGGTTTTGCAAGGGACCACACACCCAAAAAACAAATGGGACTCGAAACTAAAGAGCAATCTTGCCATGAGCACTCAACATTCCTTATTAGACAGTCCCGTAGATGAGGCTTTAGCTATTGTAGCTAATACAGATACATG gGAAGTTCAAATTATATCTAGTCATACCTATGTCATAGACAAAAGTAGCAATGGCGTGAGAGTTGGTATGTCTCAACTCGTTGCGAATATGTTGGAGTCTCTTCTTGAGATGTGGAAGTTGCGGATCGCACCCAAATAT tgTATATTACACATAGAACAAAGACTTCAAGAATTATGTGTTCGTTCAAAGGCCCTCGCGGAATTGTTGTTGGCCTGTGAATTTTGTAGCATAGAATTGCTTACATCAAGGCTTAGTATTGAAGTCAACGACGTGCCCCTTTTGATGGCGGTCGCTTCTACGCATACACCTGAAGTTACCCGTAAATATGGATTAAGTTTCCAGTAA
- the LOC136344211 gene encoding folliculin-interacting protein 1 isoform X3: MALLNKLFSGCRNAQQNSKDDSTNFKVPTISKEKVRLVLFRECDFRGRKLLFDSDATKKVPLEKTEADEKFVEVYDGFGYLVVFPSPHGRITKSSSASSNQSHLSSHSSFEHSIKLDDSGANSALSISDRLSDRSTASDTVLVCRRLQSCPLDVPGIGTSLSKNSLVVDSGCAGQSFFGASTGSLNFPTWESCFSSKVSFSSSGILKRLLRNTTRSLHNSSISLPNSSDVLHKKGHKGVKLGLSFVIEISQENEGFLTQVLMEHIVLLEALICRTRRSIEIAYQRRTAFISLMVELTHNASAWLVSFLNTQQRGINLWQSLSFTCDNNASINAFIMDCNNRGQTVRRTLRYKFSNGSNGDSKYNCSDTYSNDLQTRHGSDLFSFNFGRFLKSGRERTEKVGQHPEGDYVAEEFLKEFCELLEEFDAKHTNFFISTLLTAILTHHLGWVATVYSSHVTSYQDFLNYQPYNALWSQLADLYGAVGYPLKTAQTVITGSNKNDIISKLLASLTYFIRFTHIERKDVRRYSVEEENKVAEIICIKDNCLPKENFKRYEDHLKELLKSGFSPSVDGVPKIINVKSDWEANSSVAEMLKPAKSLMKTKSTVALSGLLSSDKQSVLNTEKESFLRHSSTLEALNEISKEGNFIKFCANGEDDLITGQVKSLQENKTELEKDICESEDQRNVIFVLGENEKLIGLRKEEQLQHLSNTSVSSGAKRKISAVKRPSSINLNSKTHIENKPTELSNCLLHPSSSCEELCSGKIESPEVPTKTPPSLKLRAQSEPPEIRKILTPKYQHSRVKFNLQQYPQVVKNYMKSKNIELEGLSLGEKVFDKFATVQQNIKLDLSEYESDSEEVEALHTPSNASELEFSPDMGTSGHGESSLSFETNGAFMDMKIVNIPMPKSIISDSQHQTVPYTTTVMKGLVDTYMPDMVLQGTTHPKNKWDSKLKSNLAMSTQHSLLDSPVDEALAIVANTDTWEVQIISSHTYVIDKSSNGVRVGMSQLVANMLESLLEMWKLRIAPKYCILHIEQRLQELCVRSKALAELLLACEFCSIELLTSRLSIEVNDVPLLMAVASTHTPEVTRKYGLSFQ, from the exons ATGGCTCttctcaataaattattttctgggTGTAGAAATGCACAACAAAATTCCAAAGATGATAGCACCAA TTTTAAAGTGCCCACTATCAGCAAAGAGAAAGTACGACTTGTGCTCTTCAGAGAGTGCGATTTCAGGGGCCGAAAACTCCTATTTGATTCCGATGCCACTAAGAAAGTTCCTTTGGAGAAAACTGAGGCGGATGAAAAGTTCGTTGAAGTCTATGACGGCTTTGGATATTTGGTG gtATTTCCCAGTCCTCACGGTCGAATAACAAAATCTTCCTCTGCCTCCAGCAATCAGTCTCATTTATCCTCCCATAGCAGCTTCGAGCATTCCATTAAATTGGATGATTCGGGAGCCAATAGTGCGTTGTCCATTAGCGATCGATTGTCTGATCGTAGTACCGCTTCAGACACCGTCTTAG TGTGTCGCAGATTGCAAAGCTGTCCTCTTGATGTACCCGGCATTGGAACTTCTTTGTCCAAAAACAGCTTGGTCGTAGATTCTGGTTGCGCTGGTCAGTCATTTTTCGGTGCAAGTACTGGCTCGTTGAATTTCCCTACGTGGGAGTCCTGCTTTTCTTCCAAAG TGTCATTTTCATCAAGCGGCATCCTAAAGAGACTTCTTCGTAATACTACTCGATCACTACACAACAGTTCCATATCCCTACCCAATTCTTCCGATGTTTTGCATAAAAAGGGGCACAAAGGAGTGAAGCTCGGGCTGAGTTTCGTGAtcgaaatatctcaagaaaaCGAAGG GTTTCTCACCCAAGTTCTCATGGAACACATAGTCCTCCTGGAAGCTCTTATTTGCCGCACTCGTCGATCGATCGAAATAGCTTACCAACGTCGCACTGCCTTTATCTCCCTCATGGTTGAGTTGACTCATAATGCCTCTGCTTGGCTAGTAAGCTTCTTAAACACCCAACAGAGAGGAATTAATCTATGGCAGAGCCTCTCTTTTACCTGTGATAATAACGCTAGTATTAATGCATTTATAATGGATTGCAACAATCGGGGCCAAACCGTTCGACGGACGTTGCGGTATAAGTTTTCGAATGGTTCCAATGGTGATAGCAAATACAATTGTTCGGACACGTACTCTAACGATTTGCAAACACGACACGGGTCGGAtttgtttagttttaatttcggTAGATTTTTGAAGAGTGGTAGGGAAAGAACGGAGAAAGTAGGCCAGCATCCGGAAGGAGATTATGTGGCGGAGGAGTTTCTAAAGGAGTTTTGTGAGCTGTTGGAAGAGTTTGATGCCAAGCATACTAATTT CTTTATCAGTACGTTACTAACCGCAATCCTAACACACCACCTAGGGTGGGTAGCCACTGTTTATTCCTCACATGTGACGAGCTATCAAGACTTCTTGAACTATCAACCTTACAATGCTCTATGGAGCCAACTGGCTGACCTGTACGGGGCTGTGGGTTACCCTTTAAAAACTGCACAGACTGTGATAACTGGCTCCAATAAGAACGATataatttccaaacttttagCTTCTCTTACATATTTTATACGATTTACCCATATAGAGCGAAAAGATGTGCGCCGATATTCAGTGGAGGAGGAAAATAAGGTGGCcgaaattatttgcataaaaGATAATTGCCTTCCAAAAGAGAATTTTAAGAGGTATGAAGATCATTTGAAAGAGCTGTTGAAAAGTGGGTTTTCGCCTTCTGTTGACGGAGTTCCGAAAATTATCAATGTTAAGAGCGATTGGGAGGCAAATAGCAGCGTTGCAGAAATGCTAAAGCCTGcaaaaagtttaatgaaaacaaaatcaacAGTTGCACTATCAGGTCTTCTTTCAAGCGACAAGCAAAGCGTCTTAAACACAGAAAAGGAGTCTTTCCTTCGACATTCCTCGACTTTAGAagcattaaatgaaatatctaAGGAGGgaaacttcattaaattttgCGCTAATGGCGAAGATGATCTGATTACGGGGCAAGTAAAATCACTCCAAGAGAACAAGACTGAGTTAGAGAAGGATATTTGTGAATCTGAGGATCAAagaaacgttatttttgtcctgggtgaaaatgagaaattaataGGATTAAGAAAAGAAGAACAATTGCAGCATTTATCCAACACCAGCGTTTCGTCGGgcgcaaaaagaaaaatttcagcaGTCAAAAGACCTTCGTCAATCAATTTAAACTCCAAAACacacattgaaaataaaccaaCAGAACTCAGCAACTGTCTACTGCACCCATCCTCATCTTGCGAAGAACTTTGTAGCGGCAAAATCGAGTCACCAGAAGTGCCAACCAAAACTCCTCCTTCACTCAAGCTGAGAGCCCAAAGCGAACCTCCGGAAATTCGCAAAATCTTGACTCCAAAATACCAACATTCCCGGGTGAAATTTAATCTTCAACAGTACCCTCAAGTGGTGAAAAACTatatgaaaagtaaaaatatcgaGTTGGAAGGTTTGTCATTGGGGGAGAAGGTTTTCGATAAGTTCGCCACCGTTCAACAGAATATCAAGTTAGATTTGTCGGAATATGAAAGTGACAGTGAGGAAGTTGAGGCACTTCACACTCCGTCCAATGCTTCCGAATTGGAGTTTTCGCCAGATATGGGGACGAGTGGACATGGGGAGTCGAGCTTGTCATTTGAGACCAATGGAGCTTTCATGGACATGAAGATTGTCAATATTCCGATGCCAAA GTCTATAATCAGTGATAGTCAACACCAGACTGTGCCCTATACAACTACAGTAATGAAAGGTCTAGTGGACACATACATGCCCGATATGGTTTTGCAAGGGACCACACACCCAAAAAACAAATGGGACTCGAAACTAAAGAGCAATCTTGCCATGAGCACTCAACATTCCTTATTAGACAGTCCCGTAGATGAGGCTTTAGCTATTGTAGCTAATACAGATACATG gGAAGTTCAAATTATATCTAGTCATACCTATGTCATAGACAAAAGTAGCAATGGCGTGAGAGTTGGTATGTCTCAACTCGTTGCGAATATGTTGGAGTCTCTTCTTGAGATGTGGAAGTTGCGGATCGCACCCAAATAT tgTATATTACACATAGAACAAAGACTTCAAGAATTATGTGTTCGTTCAAAGGCCCTCGCGGAATTGTTGTTGGCCTGTGAATTTTGTAGCATAGAATTGCTTACATCAAGGCTTAGTATTGAAGTCAACGACGTGCCCCTTTTGATGGCGGTCGCTTCTACGCATACACCTGAAGTTACCCGTAAATATGGATTAAGTTTCCAGTAA
- the LOC136344211 gene encoding folliculin-interacting protein 1 isoform X2 — MFKCCEKGLKESFKVPTISKEKVRLVLFRECDFRGRKLLFDSDATKKVPLEKTEADEKFVEVYDGFGYLVISKQNSDYNQLSEMIFGSVAMSFRGTYLKIHSLSSPCRMMFTQVFPSPHGRITKSSSASSNQSHLSSHSSFEHSIKLDDSGANSALSISDRLSDRSTASDTVLVCRRLQSCPLDVPGIGTSLSKNSLVVDSGCAGQSFFGASTGSLNFPTWESCFSSKVSFSSSGILKRLLRNTTRSLHNSSISLPNSSDVLHKKGHKGVKLGLSFVIEISQENEGFLTQVLMEHIVLLEALICRTRRSIEIAYQRRTAFISLMVELTHNASAWLVSFLNTQQRGINLWQSLSFTCDNNASINAFIMDCNNRGQTVRRTLRYKFSNGSNGDSKYNCSDTYSNDLQTRHGSDLFSFNFGRFLKSGRERTEKVGQHPEGDYVAEEFLKEFCELLEEFDAKHTNFFISTLLTAILTHHLGWVATVYSSHVTSYQDFLNYQPYNALWSQLADLYGAVGYPLKTAQTVITGSNKNDIISKLLASLTYFIRFTHIERKDVRRYSVEEENKVAEIICIKDNCLPKENFKRYEDHLKELLKSGFSPSVDGVPKIINVKSDWEANSSVAEMLKPAKSLMKTKSTVALSGLLSSDKQSVLNTEKESFLRHSSTLEALNEISKEGNFIKFCANGEDDLITGQVKSLQENKTELEKDICESEDQRNVIFVLGENEKLIGLRKEEQLQHLSNTSVSSGAKRKISAVKRPSSINLNSKTHIENKPTELSNCLLHPSSSCEELCSGKIESPEVPTKTPPSLKLRAQSEPPEIRKILTPKYQHSRVKFNLQQYPQVVKNYMKSKNIELEGLSLGEKVFDKFATVQQNIKLDLSEYESDSEEVEALHTPSNASELEFSPDMGTSGHGESSLSFETNGAFMDMKIVNIPMPKSIISDSQHQTVPYTTTVMKGLVDTYMPDMVLQGTTHPKNKWDSKLKSNLAMSTQHSLLDSPVDEALAIVANTDTWEVQIISSHTYVIDKSSNGVRVGMSQLVANMLESLLEMWKLRIAPKYCILHIEQRLQELCVRSKALAELLLACEFCSIELLTSRLSIEVNDVPLLMAVASTHTPEVTRKYGLSFQ, encoded by the exons ATGTTTAAGTGTTGCGAAAAGGGGTTAAAAGAAAG TTTTAAAGTGCCCACTATCAGCAAAGAGAAAGTACGACTTGTGCTCTTCAGAGAGTGCGATTTCAGGGGCCGAAAACTCCTATTTGATTCCGATGCCACTAAGAAAGTTCCTTTGGAGAAAACTGAGGCGGATGAAAAGTTCGTTGAAGTCTATGACGGCTTTGGATATTTGGTG ATATCAAAACAAAACAGTGATTACAACCAACTTTCTGAAATGATATTCGGGTCTGTTGCGATGAGTTTTAGAGgtacatatttgaaaattcacagcCTCAGCTCACCCTGCAGGATGATGTTTACTCAA gtATTTCCCAGTCCTCACGGTCGAATAACAAAATCTTCCTCTGCCTCCAGCAATCAGTCTCATTTATCCTCCCATAGCAGCTTCGAGCATTCCATTAAATTGGATGATTCGGGAGCCAATAGTGCGTTGTCCATTAGCGATCGATTGTCTGATCGTAGTACCGCTTCAGACACCGTCTTAG TGTGTCGCAGATTGCAAAGCTGTCCTCTTGATGTACCCGGCATTGGAACTTCTTTGTCCAAAAACAGCTTGGTCGTAGATTCTGGTTGCGCTGGTCAGTCATTTTTCGGTGCAAGTACTGGCTCGTTGAATTTCCCTACGTGGGAGTCCTGCTTTTCTTCCAAAG TGTCATTTTCATCAAGCGGCATCCTAAAGAGACTTCTTCGTAATACTACTCGATCACTACACAACAGTTCCATATCCCTACCCAATTCTTCCGATGTTTTGCATAAAAAGGGGCACAAAGGAGTGAAGCTCGGGCTGAGTTTCGTGAtcgaaatatctcaagaaaaCGAAGG GTTTCTCACCCAAGTTCTCATGGAACACATAGTCCTCCTGGAAGCTCTTATTTGCCGCACTCGTCGATCGATCGAAATAGCTTACCAACGTCGCACTGCCTTTATCTCCCTCATGGTTGAGTTGACTCATAATGCCTCTGCTTGGCTAGTAAGCTTCTTAAACACCCAACAGAGAGGAATTAATCTATGGCAGAGCCTCTCTTTTACCTGTGATAATAACGCTAGTATTAATGCATTTATAATGGATTGCAACAATCGGGGCCAAACCGTTCGACGGACGTTGCGGTATAAGTTTTCGAATGGTTCCAATGGTGATAGCAAATACAATTGTTCGGACACGTACTCTAACGATTTGCAAACACGACACGGGTCGGAtttgtttagttttaatttcggTAGATTTTTGAAGAGTGGTAGGGAAAGAACGGAGAAAGTAGGCCAGCATCCGGAAGGAGATTATGTGGCGGAGGAGTTTCTAAAGGAGTTTTGTGAGCTGTTGGAAGAGTTTGATGCCAAGCATACTAATTT CTTTATCAGTACGTTACTAACCGCAATCCTAACACACCACCTAGGGTGGGTAGCCACTGTTTATTCCTCACATGTGACGAGCTATCAAGACTTCTTGAACTATCAACCTTACAATGCTCTATGGAGCCAACTGGCTGACCTGTACGGGGCTGTGGGTTACCCTTTAAAAACTGCACAGACTGTGATAACTGGCTCCAATAAGAACGATataatttccaaacttttagCTTCTCTTACATATTTTATACGATTTACCCATATAGAGCGAAAAGATGTGCGCCGATATTCAGTGGAGGAGGAAAATAAGGTGGCcgaaattatttgcataaaaGATAATTGCCTTCCAAAAGAGAATTTTAAGAGGTATGAAGATCATTTGAAAGAGCTGTTGAAAAGTGGGTTTTCGCCTTCTGTTGACGGAGTTCCGAAAATTATCAATGTTAAGAGCGATTGGGAGGCAAATAGCAGCGTTGCAGAAATGCTAAAGCCTGcaaaaagtttaatgaaaacaaaatcaacAGTTGCACTATCAGGTCTTCTTTCAAGCGACAAGCAAAGCGTCTTAAACACAGAAAAGGAGTCTTTCCTTCGACATTCCTCGACTTTAGAagcattaaatgaaatatctaAGGAGGgaaacttcattaaattttgCGCTAATGGCGAAGATGATCTGATTACGGGGCAAGTAAAATCACTCCAAGAGAACAAGACTGAGTTAGAGAAGGATATTTGTGAATCTGAGGATCAAagaaacgttatttttgtcctgggtgaaaatgagaaattaataGGATTAAGAAAAGAAGAACAATTGCAGCATTTATCCAACACCAGCGTTTCGTCGGgcgcaaaaagaaaaatttcagcaGTCAAAAGACCTTCGTCAATCAATTTAAACTCCAAAACacacattgaaaataaaccaaCAGAACTCAGCAACTGTCTACTGCACCCATCCTCATCTTGCGAAGAACTTTGTAGCGGCAAAATCGAGTCACCAGAAGTGCCAACCAAAACTCCTCCTTCACTCAAGCTGAGAGCCCAAAGCGAACCTCCGGAAATTCGCAAAATCTTGACTCCAAAATACCAACATTCCCGGGTGAAATTTAATCTTCAACAGTACCCTCAAGTGGTGAAAAACTatatgaaaagtaaaaatatcgaGTTGGAAGGTTTGTCATTGGGGGAGAAGGTTTTCGATAAGTTCGCCACCGTTCAACAGAATATCAAGTTAGATTTGTCGGAATATGAAAGTGACAGTGAGGAAGTTGAGGCACTTCACACTCCGTCCAATGCTTCCGAATTGGAGTTTTCGCCAGATATGGGGACGAGTGGACATGGGGAGTCGAGCTTGTCATTTGAGACCAATGGAGCTTTCATGGACATGAAGATTGTCAATATTCCGATGCCAAA GTCTATAATCAGTGATAGTCAACACCAGACTGTGCCCTATACAACTACAGTAATGAAAGGTCTAGTGGACACATACATGCCCGATATGGTTTTGCAAGGGACCACACACCCAAAAAACAAATGGGACTCGAAACTAAAGAGCAATCTTGCCATGAGCACTCAACATTCCTTATTAGACAGTCCCGTAGATGAGGCTTTAGCTATTGTAGCTAATACAGATACATG gGAAGTTCAAATTATATCTAGTCATACCTATGTCATAGACAAAAGTAGCAATGGCGTGAGAGTTGGTATGTCTCAACTCGTTGCGAATATGTTGGAGTCTCTTCTTGAGATGTGGAAGTTGCGGATCGCACCCAAATAT tgTATATTACACATAGAACAAAGACTTCAAGAATTATGTGTTCGTTCAAAGGCCCTCGCGGAATTGTTGTTGGCCTGTGAATTTTGTAGCATAGAATTGCTTACATCAAGGCTTAGTATTGAAGTCAACGACGTGCCCCTTTTGATGGCGGTCGCTTCTACGCATACACCTGAAGTTACCCGTAAATATGGATTAAGTTTCCAGTAA